The nucleotide sequence GGCATTCTGAGGAGTATATGACAAATGTCATAATTCAAATGATTTTGGATGAAGCGGTGTTTAACTACAAAAAGCTTCAATTAGAAGAAAAGATTAATGAGGCGCTCGATCAATTTGACAAAGAACGGTTCCTAAAGCTTTCGGCAGAATACGCAGAGCTTATGAGATATGCATAAGGACCAGGCCAACTGATATTCATTAGTTGGCTTCCGGTCTGCTTTTGGTGACATGATCATCGATCTGTCGCTCTTCCTTTCACGTAAGAAAAGCGCAAGTCCTTATTCGAAGGGCGCTGGAGGACCTGCGAGGAGGCTTCCGTCGCCACAGCAGGGCCGAAGCGACCCGAACTGATGGCGCTTTTCGCTAGACACCAAAAAAAACGGTACAGGGATACTTTAACACTTTATTGAATTTAAACTTTCTGTAACAATTAAATAGAGCCAATCCCGATTCGGATTGGCTCCCCTGTGTGCGCTGTTATTAACTTGTAAATTGTTCGGTTTCGGTTGACCCTTTTAATGCGGTTGTGGAGGACGTTCCACCACTAATGACTTGCGCGACTTCATCGAAATACCCCGTGCCAACCTCGCGTTGATGACGTGTAGCAGTGTATCCGTACGTTTCAGAACTGAATTCTGCTTGTTGAAGCTCGGAATAGGCCGCCATTCCGGCTTCTTTGTATTTACGGGCAAGTTCAAACATACTGTAGTTTAATGCATGGAAGCCCGCTAAAGTAACGAATTGGAATTTATAACCGAATTTCGCGATTTCTTTTTGGAAGTTGGCGATTGTTTGATCATCGAGCTTCTTCTTCCAGTTAAATGACGGCGAACAATTGTAAGCAAGTAGTTTGCCAGGGAACTTTTCGTGAATCGCTTCAGCGAATTGACGCGCTTGCTCAAGGTTCGGCTCAGACGTCTCGCACCATATTAAGTCGGCATAAGGTGCGTACGCTAACCCTCTAGCAATCGCTTGGTCAAGCCCTGCCTTCGTTCGATAGAAACCTTCCGGCGTGCGCTCGCCTGTAATAAACGGTCGGTCTCGCTCATCGATGTCACTCGTAATTAAATCTGCCGCGTCTGCATCTGTTCGAGCAATAATTACGGTTGGGACCCCCATCACATCAGCTGCAAGTCTTGCGGACACTAAATTCCGAATCGCCGTTTGCGTTGGAAGCAACACTTTTCCACCTAGATGACCACATTTTTTCTCCGACGATAGCTGGTCTTCGAAATGAACGGCCGCTGCTCCTGACTCAATCATACCTTTCATTAATTCAAATACATTTAATTGCCCGCCAAATCCCGCTTCTGCATCCGCCACGATTGGAACGAAGAAATCGATATCCTCCCGCCCCTCCATATGGTGAATTTGATCGGCACGTTGCAGCGCTTGGTTGATTCGTTTTACGACGTGCGGAACACTGTTAGCTGGATATAAGCTTTGGTCCGGGTACATTTGACCAGCTAAATTGGCATCGGCTGCCACTTGCCATCCACTTAAATAAATTGCTTTTAAACCAGCCTTTACTTGTTGAACTGCTTGATTTCCCGTCAACGCCCCGAGCGCATGAATGTAATCCTCAGTATGCAAGCCATTCCAAAACTTTTCCGCTCCCCGTTTCGCTAATGTATATTCAATATCGATTGAGCCCCGTAATTTGATTACTTCTTCTGCTGAATAAGGTCGTGTAACCCCTTTCCATCTTTCATCCATTTCCCAGCTTTCTTGTAACGCTTTTACTCTTTCTTCATTTCTCATATTAATCTCCCTTTCTATTTAAAGTTTTTCATAGCCTGGTAATGTTAAAAAGTCGGCAAACTCATCAGAACGAACGAGTTCATCAAATAATTGCACCGCTTCGTCAAAACGATTGGCGTTGTATGCATCTTCTCCGATTTCTCGTAAAATCTTTTCCACTTCTTCTTCCTTCATTGCTCCATATAGCTCAAACGTTACTTTACGCCCATCCTCCAAGACACCTTTTG is from Bacillus kexueae and encodes:
- a CDS encoding IDEAL domain-containing protein yields the protein MKERKSYTEMMKEKSLKGHSEEYMTNVIIQMILDEAVFNYKKLQLEEKINEALDQFDKERFLKLSAEYAELMRYA
- the aceA gene encoding isocitrate lyase, yielding MRNEERVKALQESWEMDERWKGVTRPYSAEEVIKLRGSIDIEYTLAKRGAEKFWNGLHTEDYIHALGALTGNQAVQQVKAGLKAIYLSGWQVAADANLAGQMYPDQSLYPANSVPHVVKRINQALQRADQIHHMEGREDIDFFVPIVADAEAGFGGQLNVFELMKGMIESGAAAVHFEDQLSSEKKCGHLGGKVLLPTQTAIRNLVSARLAADVMGVPTVIIARTDADAADLITSDIDERDRPFITGERTPEGFYRTKAGLDQAIARGLAYAPYADLIWCETSEPNLEQARQFAEAIHEKFPGKLLAYNCSPSFNWKKKLDDQTIANFQKEIAKFGYKFQFVTLAGFHALNYSMFELARKYKEAGMAAYSELQQAEFSSETYGYTATRHQREVGTGYFDEVAQVISGGTSSTTALKGSTETEQFTS